The following DNA comes from Candidatus Methanoperedens sp..
AACCACAAAGGGTGGCATCATCTCAAACGTGGAGGTGCTCCGCGGCGCACCCTGCGGGAGCACATGGCACATGGCGAAGGGGCTTGTGGGGGCGAGCATAAAAGGTGCGCCGGGAAAAGCAGGGCTTCTTGTGCAGCAGTACCCGTGCAGGGCTCTTCGGGGCATCAAAGGCGGAATACATAAGGCAGGAGAGTTACATAAAAAAGCAGTGGAAATGGCACAAGAGGAGTGAGATGGATGAAAAATTCAATATATGAAAAGGCGCTTCGGTTTCATGAATCCCATCATGGGAAAATAGCCCTGAAAAGCAAAGTCAGTGTAAAAACAAAAGAAGATATGAGCCTCGCCTATACACCCGGGGTTGCCGAGCCGTGCCTTCGGATTCATAAAAACAGCGAGGATGTCTACCGCTATACCGGAAAAGCAAACTTTGTGGCTGTTGTGAGTGACGGCTCATCCGTGCTCGGTTTGGGCGACCTCGGGGCTTTGGCTGCGATGCCGGTAATGGAGGGGAAAGCCATGCTTTTCAAGGTCTTTGCGGGTGTGGACGCGTTTCCAATATGCCTTGATACAAAGGATACCGATGAGATAATCAATATCGTAAAGAACATTGCGCCTGTTTTCGGAGGTATCAACCTTGAAGATATTGGCGCTCCGAGGTGTTTTGAAATAGAGACGCGCTTAAAGAAATTGCTCGATATCCCTGTGTTTCACGACGACCAGCACGGCGCTGCACTGGTAATGCTTGCAGGCTTGATTAACGCCTTAGCTGTAGTAGGGAAAAAATTCAATGAGATAAAAGTGGTCATAAGCGGAGCGGGAGCTGCGGGCACTGCAGGTGCCAGGCTCCTGATAAATGAAGGGGTAAAGGATATTCTTGTATGCGACTCCAGAGGCATAATTTATGAAGGCAGAGGTGATTTGAACCCAGCTAAAGAAGAGCTTGCGAAGCTTACCAACAAAAATAAAATCTCCGGGTCTCTTGCCGATGCAATGAAAGGAGCCGATGTTTTTATTGGTTTATCGGTAGGCGGTATAGTTTCTGAGAATATGGTGCGTTCCATGGCTGATGATGCGATCGTTTTCCCGCTTGCAAACCCTGTGCCAGAGATTATGCCTGAAAAAGCAAAGAAAGCTGGGGCGCGCATCGTCGGGACGGGGCGTTCAGACTGCATAAACCAGATAAACAACGCCCTTGGCTTTCCGGGCATCTTCAGGGGTGCGCTGGACGTAAGGGCAAAGGATATCAATGAGGAAATGAAACTGGCAGCGGCAAGTGCACTGGCTTCGCTGGTGTCCGAGCCTTCGGAGGAACTGATTATACCCGGCATTTTTGATCCGAGAGTTGCCCCCACTGTTGCTTCAGCCGTGGCGCAGGCTGCTATGGACAGCGGCGTGGCAAGGCTGCGCGTTGAACCCCTGGAAGTTGCAGAACATACAAGAAAACTTGTGACATCGCAATGAAGCTTACAAACCTGCTGATACTTCTATGCACAGCTTTCAGCTTATACGCATGGAACACATCAAACAATCTTGCCTTCAGCGAATATGCGCTATTTCATGGAGGATATTACACACTCTTAACAGGGTTGTTCGTCCATGCAAGCCTTGTCCATCTTGCAGGCAACATGCTTTTCCTGTATGTATTCGGAAGCAGCCTTGAGAATGAGGTAGGCGCACGGCGGACTGCAGCAGTGTTCTTTACAGGAGGAATACTTTCGTTCGTCCTGAGCATTCCATTCTATCCCGGCGCCGATATGCTTGGTGCCTCAGCGGCGATATTTGCGGTCATGGCTGCCGTTTTGCTGGTTCGCCGCCCCGGGTATTCGATTCAATTTCTCTCGCCGTTGGGACCATTGGCTCTCTTGTATTTCATCTTCAATATAGCGTCAGTCGGGTCCGGGGGAAATGTGGCTTATATATCGCATGTCATCGGCTTTCTTATCGGGCTGTTTTTCGGGGCATGGTGGAATACCGAGTGGAAGAAAAGCCTGCTTTTGACACTGCTGCTTGCCGGATATATAATGCTTTATAATTATTTGAAAGTGTGGATTTAAAATGAGGGATTGTTCAGGGATAAGCTCCTTTAATAAACTCCCCAGGATCGATACACGCCCCGCTGGCTACCGTTGCGCCCACGTTGATCATACTGTTTATACCTGTGTGCACGTTATCCCCCATTATCACGCCTAATTTCCTCCTGCCCGAATCGAATCTCTTTCCCGAGAGTTTCATCATTATCGTCCTGCCGTCATGCCTCAGGTTCGCCACCTTTGTGCCGGCTCCAAAATTGCAGCCTTCTCCGATGACACTGTCTCCAACATAACTCAAATGACCTATATGTGTCCTGTTCATCAGGATGCTGTTCTTCACCTCAACGGCATTTCCTATACGTACCCCGTCCCCGATGCTGGTAAAAGGTCTGATAAAGCAGTTTGGTCCGATGTCGCCGTTCTTTCCTATGACCACAGGTCCGATAATATAAGCGCCGTTTCTTATTATGGTACCCTCGCCGACAGCCACATTGCCTTTCAGGGTTGCATAGGGCTCTATCTCGCCATGAATGTCCCAATCGGCTTTGTTTTTCAACATCATTTCATTGGCGGAAAACAGGTGCCAGGGGAATCCAATATCATGCCATTCAGAAAGCTCAGTGTGGTTCACCTCCCTTCCGGAATCAATCAGGAGCTGGATGGAATCCGTTATTTCAAGTTCCCCCCGCGGGGATGGCTTTGTATTTTCAATGGCATCGAATATCGAAGGCTCAAAGATGTAGATGCCGGCGTTTGCAAGGTCGGAGGCGGATTTTCTGGGTTTTTCAACGAGTCTTTCTACGCTCTTCCCCTTGACATACAAAATCCCATACACCTCTGGATTTGCCACTTTCATCGCTGTTAGGACAGCCTCTCCTTTAGCATTGCAGATTCTCTTGATATCCGGAATACCCGTAAAAACATCACCGTTAGTTACAAGGAACCTTTCGTTTATCGAATCTCTTGCAACCGCTATGGCATCTGCAGTTCCTTTCTGGACCTTCTGCTCGATATATTCTATATCAACACCTAACCCGGAGCCGTCTTTGAAATAATCTGTAATCTTTTCTTTATGATAACCGGTAACTATCAAAAACTCCCTGATGCCTGCTGCTTTCAGGTTAACGATAATATGCTCAAGTATGGGTTTATTTGCCACAGGAAGCATTGCCTTGGGCCTGTTCTCAGTGAGGGGTCCCATTCTAGTCCCCTTTCCTGCCGCAAGAATGACCGCTTTCATGCTATCGCCTCCCTTACAATCTCAGAAACCATATTATACAGCTCGCTGCACCTCTCCATGGATTCCACCGTTATCCTGATTTTTGGCTCGGTGCCGCTGGGGCGGACAAGTATCCAGCCATCTTCGAGGTCAACCCTGATGCCGTCAAGGGTATTGAAAGTCCCAGTATTTAAATACGGGGACTCCTCCAATTTCCGGGCAATTTTAGCCATAGCCTTCTCTTTATCCGCGCAGGGAAATGCGCCGCGTTTGATTGGATACTCGGGTATTGCGTCAAGTAATTTGCTGAAATCGCCTTCTTTCTCTATTATCTCAACCAGGCGGGCGGCAGCATAAATCCCGTCGGGACAGAAAGAGAGCTTCGGGAAAATCCATGCACCTGAGGGTTCGCCTCCGAATTCCCCGCCTATTTTATTTAACTCTTCTGCAACATAAACATCCCCGACCTTTGTGCGTGAAATTTTTATCCCGCCCAAGAGGTCGTCAATTACCCTCGAAGTATCGACCGGAACCACGATGGCTTTTTTAGCTTCACGGAGAGCAAAAAAAGCCAGCATCTTATCCCCGCTGACGAATCGTCCATGATTATCCACAGCCATCATCCTGTCCGCATCCCCGTCATGGGCAATGCCCAGGTCTGCGCCAGAGGCTTTCACAGTATTTTTCAGAATGCTGAGCGTCTCATCAACGGGTTCAGGTTTTCTTGCCGGAAAATGACCGTTCGGCTGGCAATTGAGCGAAACCACCTTGCATCCCATTTCCCTGAGCACAAAGGGTGTGATAACGGAAGCTGCCCCGCATCCGCAGTCAACCACGACCTTCAACGATGCTTTGCCCACGTTTTTGAGTATATAGGCCGAATGCTCTTCAATAATATTGGCTTCGATTTCGACCTTGCCTATATCATCCCATGATGCGGTCTTCCAGTCCTCATTTTGTATCAGCGATTCAAGCTCATCCTGCTGCCGGGTATCAAATGCCCTTCCATCCCTGTTCCAGAATTTTATACCTGCGTATTCAGGCGGGTTATGCGATGCCGTTACCATCAAACCGCAGTCATGACGCCTTGCCGCAAAAGCAAGGGTCGGGGTCGGCACCATACCTGCGCGGGTCACGCAGCACCCAGCAGAAAGCAACCCCGAGATCATGGCATGTTCTATCATTTCGCCAGAGGTTCTCGGGTCACGCCCGATTATAGCTGAACCGTGCACCGATCCTACCGCATGCCCGACCTTAAGCGCAAGTTCGGGAGTTATTTCCTTATTTGCCAGTCCCCTGATACCCGATGAACCGAATAACGACACGGCTTATTCCACCGTCACGCTTTTTGCAAGGTTCCTGGGCTGGTCGATGGCGCAGTTGCGGTCTTTTGCGATATAATATGACAAAAGCTGCACTACAACTGTGGACAGGAAGGGGGAGAGGCTTTCCTCTGTCTCAGG
Coding sequences within:
- a CDS encoding NADP-dependent malic enzyme; translation: MKNSIYEKALRFHESHHGKIALKSKVSVKTKEDMSLAYTPGVAEPCLRIHKNSEDVYRYTGKANFVAVVSDGSSVLGLGDLGALAAMPVMEGKAMLFKVFAGVDAFPICLDTKDTDEIINIVKNIAPVFGGINLEDIGAPRCFEIETRLKKLLDIPVFHDDQHGAALVMLAGLINALAVVGKKFNEIKVVISGAGAAGTAGARLLINEGVKDILVCDSRGIIYEGRGDLNPAKEELAKLTNKNKISGSLADAMKGADVFIGLSVGGIVSENMVRSMADDAIVFPLANPVPEIMPEKAKKAGARIVGTGRSDCINQINNALGFPGIFRGALDVRAKDINEEMKLAAASALASLVSEPSEELIIPGIFDPRVAPTVASAVAQAAMDSGVARLRVEPLEVAEHTRKLVTSQ
- a CDS encoding rhomboid family intramembrane serine protease, whose protein sequence is MKLTNLLILLCTAFSLYAWNTSNNLAFSEYALFHGGYYTLLTGLFVHASLVHLAGNMLFLYVFGSSLENEVGARRTAAVFFTGGILSFVLSIPFYPGADMLGASAAIFAVMAAVLLVRRPGYSIQFLSPLGPLALLYFIFNIASVGSGGNVAYISHVIGFLIGLFFGAWWNTEWKKSLLLTLLLAGYIMLYNYLKVWI
- a CDS encoding sugar phosphate nucleotidyltransferase, with product MKAVILAAGKGTRMGPLTENRPKAMLPVANKPILEHIIVNLKAAGIREFLIVTGYHKEKITDYFKDGSGLGVDIEYIEQKVQKGTADAIAVARDSINERFLVTNGDVFTGIPDIKRICNAKGEAVLTAMKVANPEVYGILYVKGKSVERLVEKPRKSASDLANAGIYIFEPSIFDAIENTKPSPRGELEITDSIQLLIDSGREVNHTELSEWHDIGFPWHLFSANEMMLKNKADWDIHGEIEPYATLKGNVAVGEGTIIRNGAYIIGPVVIGKNGDIGPNCFIRPFTSIGDGVRIGNAVEVKNSILMNRTHIGHLSYVGDSVIGEGCNFGAGTKVANLRHDGRTIMMKLSGKRFDSGRRKLGVIMGDNVHTGINSMINVGATVASGACIDPGEFIKGAYP
- the glmM gene encoding phosphoglucosamine mutase, with amino-acid sequence MSLFGSSGIRGLANKEITPELALKVGHAVGSVHGSAIIGRDPRTSGEMIEHAMISGLLSAGCCVTRAGMVPTPTLAFAARRHDCGLMVTASHNPPEYAGIKFWNRDGRAFDTRQQDELESLIQNEDWKTASWDDIGKVEIEANIIEEHSAYILKNVGKASLKVVVDCGCGAASVITPFVLREMGCKVVSLNCQPNGHFPARKPEPVDETLSILKNTVKASGADLGIAHDGDADRMMAVDNHGRFVSGDKMLAFFALREAKKAIVVPVDTSRVIDDLLGGIKISRTKVGDVYVAEELNKIGGEFGGEPSGAWIFPKLSFCPDGIYAAARLVEIIEKEGDFSKLLDAIPEYPIKRGAFPCADKEKAMAKIARKLEESPYLNTGTFNTLDGIRVDLEDGWILVRPSGTEPKIRITVESMERCSELYNMVSEIVREAIA